Genomic segment of Streptomyces alboniger:
CCTGAAGGATCCGGCGGGCGGTCGCGACGATCGTCTCCGGTTCCAGGCGACGGGGGCGCCCCACGCGGCGCTTCTTCGGCTCGCCGGATGTCGTCCCTGGGTCTTTCTCTGCTGCCACCCGCCCATTGTCGTGCCTGCCCGCGCGATCGGGACTTGCGGAGTTTCTATACGCGTATAGTAATGTGCCGCGCATGGTGAACAAGGTGCGGAACAAGGTGCGGAACACGGTGCGGAGCAAGGTGCGGAACAAGGGGGACTCGAACGCCTTACAAGGGCGTTGGCTCCTGCCAGTGCTGCTCACCGTGCAGTTCCTCGTCTCCCTCGACGTGTCCGTCGTCAACATCGCCCTGCCCGACATGGGCGACGACCTCGGCTTCGCCCCCGGCTCGCTGCTCTGGGTCGTCAACGCCTACGCGCTCGCCTTCGGCGGCCTGCTCATGCTCGGCGGACGCCTCGCCGACCTGGCCGGACGTCGGCGCACCCTCATCTGGGGCTTCGTCGTCTTCGGCGTGGCGAGCCTCGCGGGCGGGCTCGCCCTGACGCCGGGTCAGCTCATCGCGGCGCGGGCGGTGCAGGGCGCGGGCGCGGCCGCGCTCGCGCCCGTCGCGCTCACCCTGATCACCGTCAACTACGCGGCGGGGCCCGCGCGTTCGCGGGCGCTCGGCCTCTCTGGGGCGTCGCGGGAGCGCTCGGCGGCGCGGTCGGGATCATGGCGGGCGGACTGCTCACCGACTGGGTGGGCTGGCGCTCCGTGATGCTCGTCAACGTCCCCGTGGTGCTCGCCGCGCTCCTCACCGCCCGCCGCGGGGTGCCCGTCGACCGCCGCACCGGGCCCGCGCCCCGCCTCGACGTCACCGGCGCCCTGCTCGTCACGGCCGGGGCGGCGGCGCTCGTACTCGGCCTCGTGCGCACGGAGACGTACGCCTGGGGATCCGGCACCACGCTGGGCACGCTCGGCGTCGCGGCCGTCCTGCTCGCGGCCTTCGTCGCCGTCGAGGCCCGCAAGCGGGAGCCGCTGCTGCGGCTCGGCCTGCTCGGCACCGCCCACCGGCCCGTGCTCTCCGCGAACGTCTTCTCGCTACTGATGTCGTCGGGGCAGTTCGCCGCCTTCTACTTCACCTCGCTCTACCTCCAGCAGGTGATGGGGTACGGGCCGACGGCGGCCGGTGCCGCGTTCCTGCCGTTCTGCGCGGGCGTCGTGGCCGGGTCGACGGTCGCGGCCCACGCGGTCGGGCGGGTCGGCGAGCGGGCGCTGCTCGTGGCGGGCGGGCTGCTCGGGGCCGCCGGGTTCGGGTGGTTCGCGCTGACGGTCGAGGCGGGCGGTACGTTCCTCGGCTCGATCCTCGGACCCTCGCTGGTCGCGAGTGTCGGCATCGGCATGTGCTTCGTACCGCTGGGCACGGCCGCGACCAGCGGGGTCGCCCCCGAGGAGGCCGGCATGGCCTCCGGGCTGCTCAACAGCTCGCGTCAGCTCGGCGGCTCGCTCGGCCTCGCGGTCCTGGTCACGGTCGCGGCGAACGTCACCGGCACGGGGACCGACCGGGCCTCCCTCGCCGAGGGGCACGCGGCGGCCTTCGCGGTGTCCGCGGGACTGCTGGTGGCGGCCGCGCTGGGGACGGCCGTGCTGCACGGCCGCCGTCCGTCGTCGCCCGTGCCGCCGGCGCGGGACAGCGCCCCGGACCTCACGGGGCCGGGTGGCCGATCAGCATCGTGGGCGCCCCGGCCACCCGCGTCAGGAACACCGTCGCCGCGTTCTTCCCCCGCGGCTTCACCTTGCGGCGCAGTTCCTCCGGTTCCACCGCCGAGCCCCGCTTCTTCACCGTCAGGATCCCGACCTCCCGCTCCCGGAGCAGGGCCTTCAGCTTCTTGACACCGAAGGGGAGCCGGTCGGTGATCTCGTACGCCACCGCGTAGGGCGTCGCGTGCAGCGCGTCGGACGTGACGTACGCGATGGTCTCGTCGATCAGTCCGCCGCCGACCCGCGCCGCGACCTCGGCGACCAGATGCGCACGGATGACGGCGCCGTCCGGCTCGTACAGGTACCGCCCCACGGGCCGCACCTCGGGGTCGGGAAGCATCGCGTCGAGGGAGCTCCACAGGGAGACGTCTTGGGGCAGGAGCGTCGCGCGGTGCGAGGCGGGCGCGTCCGTGCCGAACCACAGCACGGCCTCCTTCACATCGCCGCCGTCCGAGATCCACTCGGCCTCGGTCCCCGCGGGGATCGCCTCGTGCGGGATCCCGGGGGCGATCTTCAGCGCGGCGCGCGGGGCCTTGCGGGCCGCCTGGACCGCCCAGGACAGCGGCGGGGAGTAGGACTCCGGATCGAAGATGCGGCCGCGCTTGGAGGAGCGCCGCGCCGGGTCCACGAACACCGCGTCGTACGCCGATGTGTCCACGTCCGTGACATCGGCCTCCCGGACCTCGATGAGGTCGGCGAGCCCGAGCGCCTCGGCGTTGGCACGGGCGACCGCGCAGGTCAGCGGGGAGCGGTCGACGGCGAGCACGGAGATCCCGGCCCGTGCCAGGGCGATCGCGTCACCGCCGATGCCGCAGCACAGGTCGGCGAGGGTACGCACCCCCAGGCTCCTGAAGCTCTCGGCGCGGTGCGTGGCGACGGAGGCGCGGGTGGACTGCTCGACGCCGTCCGGCGTGAAGAACATCCGGCCCGCGTCCTTCGCGCCGAACTTCGCCGCCGCCCGCCGGCGCAGCCGCGCCTGGCCGAGGGCGGCCGAGACGAGCGGCGCCGGGTGCTCGCGGCGCAGCCGGGTGGCGGCGGCCAGCTCCTGCGCGGGCTCCACGTCCCGCACCTCGTCGAGCAGGGCCCGGCCCGCTTCGGTGCGCAGGGCGGCGAAGGCGGCGAGGGGATCGTCGAGGCCGGCGTCCTCGGTGCCTCCGGTGGCGCGGTGGGCGGCAGGGGCGCTCGGCGGCGGCGTGTTCGGGTCGTTCACCCGCCCCATTGTGGGCCAGTCGGTGGATGGTGCGCGGCCGGTGGCGGTGTCGGCCCCGGGGCACGCCGGTGAGCTGCGAGGATCCGGCGCCATGCAACTCGTACGACAAAAGGAAGAATCCGCCGCACGGCGGAAGAATCAGACGCGTGCCGTCGTGGCGGTGCTGACCGTCACGGCGATCGCCTCGGGCTGCGCCTCCGCGGGCGGCTCGGACGCCGTGAAGCCCGCCCACGGCCAGCAGCCGCTCAAGGCCCCGCCCGCCAGGGCCCTCGACTCCTACGCCCATCAGCTCGCCGTCACCCAGGCCGCCCGGGTCGCGGCCGCCAAGCGCTGGCGCCTCGCCAAGACCCCGCTGGCGGCGCCCGCGCCACCCAGGAAGAAGCCGCGGCTCAAGACCCGCAAGGGCTTCGAGGTCAAGGGCCAGGCCAAGCTGCCGCCGGTCTTCACTACCATCCCGACCAAGCAGAAGGTCGTCTTCCTCACCATCGACGACGGCGCCGAGAAGGACCCGGCGCTGCTGAGGATGATGAGCGACCTGAGGATCCCGTACACCGCCTTCCTCAGTGACTACCTGGTCAAGGAGGACTACGCGTACTTCAAGAAGATGCAGTCGCGCGGGGTCACCCTGAACAACCACACCCTCAATCACCGCTACATGCCCGGCCTCTCGTACAAGAGCCAGCGCCGCGAGATCTGCGGCATGCAGGACACCATCGAGAAGCGCTACGGCAAGCGGCCCGAACTCTTCCGCCCGCCGTACGGCAACTACAACGACGACACGCTGCGCGCCGCGAAGTCCTGCGGCATCAAGGCCGTGCCGCTGTGGAACGCGGAGGTCTTCGCCGACCGCATGGAGTACCGCGAGTGGGACCGTGACCTGCACCCCGGCGACATCATCCTCACCCACTTCAGGGGCCGCGAGGACTGGAAGGGCACCATGCCCGACATGGTCCGCAGGCTCATGAAGACGGTCACGGGCAAGGGGTACGCGGTGGCCAGGCTGGAGGACTACCTGTGACCCGGCGGGCGCGAGCGCACCGCCGCCTCCTCGCCGGGGCCCTGCTGTGCGGAGTACTCGCGCCCGCGCTGCTGACGTCCTGCGCGGAATCGGTCGACCCGATCGAGCGACTGGGCAGAAAGGCGGCGGAGAAACTACCGAGCCGCGAGCCCGCGGTCACCGGCGCGCCGAACGCTCTCGACCGCTGTCCACGGGAAACGAGGCCTCCGCGGGCCGCGGGAAGGGAACCCGGCGTCACCGAGAGCCGTTGCCCCGAACGAGGGAAAACACCGCCCGCCCCGGCGGCCCGGGGCACCGCGATCCGCTGAAGCCGGACGCAGTCGATTGGCACTCCGCTTGACCGAGTGCTAATCGCCGTCCTAGTCTCGCTTCTGGCACTCCCCGTTGGAGAGTGCCAATAGCGACGGGCAGGTCCGGCACCCGCGACGACGGATCCACCTGGTCGCCACACCTAAGACTGTTAACCCCGTGAGATCTCCGAAGGGGGAGACCGGATCGTGACGACCACCAGCTCCAAGGTTGCCATCAAGCCGCTCGAGGACCGCATTGTGGTCCAGCCGCTCGACGCCGAGCAGACCACGGCCTCCGGCCTGGTCATTCCGGACACCGCCAAGGAGAAGCCCCAGGAGGGCGTCGTCCTGGCCGTGGGCCCGGGCCGCTTCGAGAACGGCGAGCGTCTGCCGCTCGACGTGAAGACCGGCGACATCGTGCTGTACAGCAAGTACGGCGGCACCGAGGTGAAGTACAGCGGCGAGGAGTACCTCGTCCTCTCGGCTCGCGACGTGCTCGCGATCGTCGAGAAGTAATTCACCGCTTCACCTGCATCACCTGCTTCACCAGCAGATTTGCTTTTTGAGCTGCGCCCCTGGTCACCCCGCTGATTGCCGGGCGGCGAGGGGCGCGGTTCGTTCACCCGAGTTTTCGAGAGGGCTGAATCGCTCCCATGGCGAAGATCCTGAAGTTCGACGAGGACGCCCGTCGCGCCCTTGAGCGCGGCGTCAACAAGCTTGCCGACACGGTCAAGGTGACGATCGGCCCCCGCGGCCGCAACGTCGTCATCGACAAGAAGTTCGGCGCCCCGACCATCACCAACGACGGCGTCACCATCGCCCGTGAGGTCGAGGTCGAGGACCCGTACGAGAACCTCGGCGCCCAGCTGGTGAAGGAGGTGGCGACCAAGACCAACGACATCGCTGGCGACGGCACCACCACCGCCACCGTGCTCGCCCAGGCCCTGGTCAAGGAAGGCCTGCGCAACGTCGCAGCCGGCGCCTCCCCGGCCGCCCTGAAGAAGGGCATCGACGCCGCCGTCGCGGCCGTCT
This window contains:
- a CDS encoding class I SAM-dependent methyltransferase, whose protein sequence is MGRVNDPNTPPPSAPAAHRATGGTEDAGLDDPLAAFAALRTEAGRALLDEVRDVEPAQELAAATRLRREHPAPLVSAALGQARLRRRAAAKFGAKDAGRMFFTPDGVEQSTRASVATHRAESFRSLGVRTLADLCCGIGGDAIALARAGISVLAVDRSPLTCAVARANAEALGLADLIEVREADVTDVDTSAYDAVFVDPARRSSKRGRIFDPESYSPPLSWAVQAARKAPRAALKIAPGIPHEAIPAGTEAEWISDGGDVKEAVLWFGTDAPASHRATLLPQDVSLWSSLDAMLPDPEVRPVGRYLYEPDGAVIRAHLVAEVAARVGGGLIDETIAYVTSDALHATPYAVAYEITDRLPFGVKKLKALLREREVGILTVKKRGSAVEPEELRRKVKPRGKNAATVFLTRVAGAPTMLIGHPAP
- a CDS encoding polysaccharide deacetylase family protein, with the protein product MQLVRQKEESAARRKNQTRAVVAVLTVTAIASGCASAGGSDAVKPAHGQQPLKAPPARALDSYAHQLAVTQAARVAAAKRWRLAKTPLAAPAPPRKKPRLKTRKGFEVKGQAKLPPVFTTIPTKQKVVFLTIDDGAEKDPALLRMMSDLRIPYTAFLSDYLVKEDYAYFKKMQSRGVTLNNHTLNHRYMPGLSYKSQRREICGMQDTIEKRYGKRPELFRPPYGNYNDDTLRAAKSCGIKAVPLWNAEVFADRMEYREWDRDLHPGDIILTHFRGREDWKGTMPDMVRRLMKTVTGKGYAVARLEDYL
- the groES gene encoding co-chaperone GroES, which encodes MTTTSSKVAIKPLEDRIVVQPLDAEQTTASGLVIPDTAKEKPQEGVVLAVGPGRFENGERLPLDVKTGDIVLYSKYGGTEVKYSGEEYLVLSARDVLAIVEK